Sequence from the Ascaphus truei isolate aAscTru1 chromosome 3, aAscTru1.hap1, whole genome shotgun sequence genome:
ggcgaagtgtctatggacgcagcctaagtcaaacttctttgccttttggcactgaaattgtattttgaattttaattaaaaacatcaccagcacaaatacaatttatgcaacaaaacagtgacaaaagacaaagaagtttcacttaaaatgcgcgtgctcggcacacacactttttttttttttacagctcaTGTAACTTTTAACTtcatgtaaggaatccacacctcggtttactgcttaccttgccttacagacctgtgcagtcctggaacactccccatgatatattctgcagctgtgcaagctattactgcaaccccagcttgggttcagtcattagagcaatgctctcacacgccccttttgctataggttcgctgacctttaaatacagctttcccacaatgcttctctgccgagcataatccttcttggatgttctgtgtttgccacagccacctgtcTTGGCCACCTTGTTGCTGTTTCATGTCCTTTGTTCCtagcccatgttcctggtttctgtgctgaagcggtgaatctccagcgtaacttcagcttcctgtttcctgaggcctgctgtccttcccatagcagaggtctgtctctgagtcctgaggcctgtagctctctctccccgcacaggctcgttctggactcctgcgctgaagcattggtttaccagtgctgcctggcggtgtgcccactccggtcagccttccccttcctgagaccggcgccatgggccgtagacaccactcgcgcaaaccccgttcccgacctgcagcaatttcgctgaagcaggaagacctgcttgatctcctgttgccgactccctgcttggacaacaTTTACCATGATGGCTTCAATCCTGACCCTGGCGCGTCcgctgactacgctgctctctccagtcccgaccctgctatgtacgactatgaactgcgcaatccggatccgcctgcgcagtctaaggttggtgcttatacaaccccacctcagccacgcggtccgaccctggtttgtggcgagcacaacagTGACACTTCACACCTAAGTTATGTTTTCTCTAGAGGAGAATAAACCATGAAAGAAGAGGTACAGTCATACATAGAGTTGCTCATCACCATTATTTAATATACCATTTTTCATTTTCAATGAAGAgggttaacatttttttttctacaaaCAGCTAAAGTTATTTTAACAGGTATTACCATCAGTGGTGTTATCCCAAAAAGAAGAATTTGCTGAGTGTAGACCAGCTCCCCTCTTTTGCATGACTGTGCAGGTCACTAAACAAAAAGCATAATTTTCAGAACACACCCTTAAATCTTAATGAAGCAGTTTATGTCCACAGGCTTTTTTACTGAGACTCAAAAAAtcaatatactacagtatatgttgcattaaaaaatagaagaGCATACATTTGTAACAATCAACTTAAAATCAGTGCACTCACATATGTATTCTTTTCTATAAATCACATCAAGCAATCATAATAATGTTTGATTAttatttatacattattatttCTCATCATATAAGCCTCATTTCCCTTTTTGTTTAGGTTGTCTGTTCCTTTCAATGCTATATATTGATACATATCAAATAAGGCAGTTAGTAGTATTAAAAGCAAAACATTTTGtgttctatattatatatatatatatatatatatatatatatatatatatatataagtgacactgtgtgctcatttgcatgtcatttcccagaatcccttgcagtggaagtgctgtatgctgggtgataatggggaaaggcggggttgcagacctgcctaagacatgctgatgagcatacagttatatttgcatatttgctttcctgtggagggtttttgtcacttttcttactcaccataacttaactcagtattatgatagatagatagatagatagatagatagatagatagatagatagatagatagatagatgaggatgatgaccttcatcctggcaggggtaagttctAATTTTATTTACTacagggtgcccattgattgccaatgtgggtaTCTGTGCCCTGttaagggcataggtaaccacagtgacaataaatGGATTTGATGGCTAGTGTttgattttattgtaatgtatactgtattttgtaaTGTGTATTGTTTTATGCTTCGCAATTGgtaaaagcactattagccagaTCCCGCTGATAGTGCCATTGCCAATTActatgtgtgggggtggggggggggggggagagggtgtttgTTGAAGGGATAGGTGATGAGGATAGTTGGGGGGGGTTTAATccttttattaccttagcagttagccaatAAGGTAATAAAGCTTTGCTTTTAGTATATTTTAAATTTTTAGTACATATGATTGAATCAGGGTGTCTCCGTAGAACTGCATTAGTTTCAGGTCAGGGGAACTcttgcttcccgaggtacaggcctcagtatggggtgccgatatctggggttgtttaaatgtcccggtcacgtgggctgTGATGCGGGAGATTAATACTTGCcacttcagctccggaaaccccctacttcaatcctatgtactaaaaataaaaatagtgagatctgctgtaagagctgtgtggggaggcacagagagagggacagcttctctctgatctctctgcacagctcttaatATCAaggtgtagccatgctgtaaaatggtctgcagtttcctctcctgctggcagtaagcctggtaagttacagggatgccagcagtaatcatggaggtttgccctcacaccctagtgaggtgccctatgtgtggatgggagtggctacatactctgagtccaccgttagtgacatcagagatatgcctgcctcctgagagatataaggcacagcactgctcaaagttagtgtgttggagtaaggagcaggtctgcgttgagacctgggagaaagaggcccactagtgctgtaactagtggccccattctataTTAATCAGCATCAAGCTgtcaacgccatactgtgtccagggacatggcacaggggtgatctccctgaggggagaggggatcccactctatTGGGGAGAGACTGGAAAGTTGCACTTCTGATGACGGGTCGGTGGGTGGAGGGTATTCGAGGGAAGTGTCGGTATCCAGCGATTGCCCTAGCATAGTGAGCGTGACCCTTGCGACTAGGCCCACGAGGGTAGGGCGGCCTAATTCCCGGTCTACCGGAACATCCGGGGTGTCCTCCTGGGGGGAACCGGAGGAAGGGGATTCCATAGAGTCTGCCCCAGAAGAgattagggagacccggtggtgggctccctTATTCGAAGGTTACGAGGCGTCGTTAGTCCGCACTCGGTTCCTGTTAGAGAAATAGGGTGTGGTTGATTACTGGTGGGCTCGTGGGGAGTTTACTGAAGAGAAACGGGCAAAGGAAATGCAGGAGTGGTGGTACCAGATCCGTCACGATataatagaacccatgggtcccagtAAATTGACGGATTCTGTGGAACCAgatgaacccctatcatgggagCTACCAGGAAAAGCGGGCAACACAAGGTTGATCCGggccagtagggcggagagggccatTATAACAAAATACAAGAAGTTCCATGGGCTGGAGTATCCCTatatccctgaacccctcatgcaggagattgaggataacagggacaggtggTTGCGGGAAACAATTGAACAGTACATGGTAAACAGAGGTGGTGCCATTACTGGACGCAAGGCGGAGGAGAGGATTGCTCAGCTTATgagagtgtggagcataggccgaagcatttatatgcacaaagcagtgtatAGGCCTGAGAGCGGGTTGCCACGCGAGTATAGCGTAatggtcctggatatggggggtcgggaagttaagaaacccgatcctcGTCACTACTATTAGGAGGAACAGGACAGATGTTGTGCGAGTTAGTGCCCCTGCTGGTCAGAGAGTGCTTTGTGTGATACAATTACTGTGAACTTAATAATGTTGTAACTGATTGTGTTTACATTTTACAGTGTTTCCCGGAGAAGGTacaacaaatttaggtcccagacgggatgttgggattcaccagggggagaatctagccatgctgtaaaatggtctgcagtttcctctcctgctggcagtaagcctggtatgttacagggatgccaagagtaatcatggaggtttgccctcacaccctggtgaggtgccctatgtgtggatgggagtggctacatactctgagtccaccgttagtgacatcagagatgtgcctgcctcctgagagatataaggcacagcactgctcaaagttagtgtgttggagtaaggagcaggtctgcgttgagacctgggagAAAGAGGCCCACTAGTCctgtaactagtggccccattctataTTAATCAGCATCAAGCTgtcaacgccatactgtgtccagggacatggcacaggggtgatctccctgaggggagaggggatcccactctattgggagggtgtacctttgaaaggaTAACACAGCAAGATGTGTGGCTCGATAACTCACTGTATGGGGCAGTTGGCCCGCACCGTAAGCCACAATAAAGAAACCTTGATTCAGGACATCTTCATGTATGAGTCTGAACTTACTCTACATATgatggcaccacggaggagttcctcatcagaatcatccccacacgcagggatcctgatgtggaggcgctgcactggatataggtaggactcatacacactacctcagctgtctgtctgggttggcaatccccacacaacatcatgcgggagactcgggagtcctgttgccaacaggtgcaccaccagacacgaccatgtaatggggactggttagaccacaggggccaatgtgagattgggtgggtcaggctaggccagaaaatccgttacaaagGTTTAAAAGCTCTGAACTGGGTCCCTgactttactgtatattactgaaAAACATTTCATTTCTACAGAGTGGGATTCTCAAAAATAAACTGCAGCTGTAAAATTGCATCATCATAAAACATTTCTTGATGAGTAACTTATTTCaactaacattttatttatgtctTACATACCAATGTATTTGTAGGCTTTCCCCATCTTTACGAGGTGCGTTAATGACTGCTCAACCACTGAAGACATCCACTGATTGACTTTGCCTTCATCGTAGTCTACTTCACTCAAGATGACATCTACACACTAGGTGGAATTAAAAAAGTTATATTGTTAAAGAAATATTTTACTGTATACAGACAGATGTagcaaacattattattattccaGTTAATGCCAAATAATGCAAGAAGGCATTAGATTGTATGtaaaaaggagacaatggagCTCACGGTAAAAGGTGGTTATACCACGGCACCGTTAACGCATCTCATCTCATTAGTGGGAGAAATAACATCTGCTGCTTCTATAATTCTCTTGCTACAGCATAACCAGTCAGAATAAATTACAAGAACTAATAGGTTAATTCATTTAACTGGTCCCAAATACCTCCTACTGACATTCACCCAAATCACATAGTCAAAACTGAAGCAATGACACTAAAAGACACAAAAGGAAAAAACAACTTTTCGCTTTACAGTAGCTACCAAAATGTTTTGGTACATTGAACACATAGTCCATGATTAGCACATTTTTCACACTCCTATAGCAGAAAAAAAACAGACCATAAATACTCCCATTTATATGTTTCACATCTCTATCTCTTATCTGAAA
This genomic interval carries:
- the LOC142489193 gene encoding dynein light chain Tctex-type 3-like — its product is MEDQTKGEATFNGDEASSIVKECVDVILSEVDYDEGKVNQWMSSVVEQSLTHLVKMGKAYKYIVTCTVMQKRGAGLHSANSSFWDNTTDGSCTVRWENRTMYCIVNVFAVAINL